The Legionella cincinnatiensis genome includes a region encoding these proteins:
- a CDS encoding GNAT family N-acetyltransferase, with protein MRIIETERLILRTWSAGDATEYYRINQDPKVIEFLKGSLTMKEVRDFISCMNKQFDELGYTLWAAEEKAKRQFIGFIGLNLIKWEAPFGQVVEVGWRLGSQYWKKGYATEGAIACLQYGFNQCDLKEIVSFTVPANTRSFRVMEKIGMIRDLNGDFAHPNLPLDHRLSKHILYRISNKNYE; from the coding sequence ATGAGAATAATTGAAACAGAGAGGTTGATATTGCGCACGTGGAGCGCTGGGGATGCTACTGAATACTATCGTATAAACCAAGACCCTAAAGTGATTGAGTTCTTAAAAGGCTCACTGACTATGAAAGAAGTGAGGGATTTTATTTCTTGTATGAATAAGCAATTTGATGAACTTGGTTATACACTTTGGGCTGCTGAAGAAAAAGCAAAAAGGCAGTTCATCGGTTTCATTGGCTTAAATCTTATAAAATGGGAAGCTCCGTTTGGGCAGGTAGTGGAAGTTGGCTGGAGACTTGGTTCGCAGTATTGGAAAAAGGGGTATGCTACAGAAGGAGCAATCGCTTGTTTGCAGTATGGGTTTAATCAATGTGATCTTAAAGAAATTGTTTCGTTTACTGTACCGGCTAACACTCGTTCTTTTCGGGTGATGGAGAAGATTGGAATGATACGTGATTTGAATGGTGATTTTGCTCATCCTAATTTACCCTTAGATCATAGACTTTCAAAACATATTTTATATAGAATCAGCAATAAAAATTACGAATAA
- a CDS encoding GNAT family N-acetyltransferase — protein MKYQRAHSEDFEQIVILQNKYQASNLSSSDKTDGFLSGAFSVEQLKSMDEDIGVFVCKDKDLVRGYLCAGSVKYNKGVPIVAAMLDCFPHINYQGKTLSTYNIAISGPVCIDKDYRGQGLFFSLYHHLTTFLLSERPELELYVVFVSTQNQRSINAHKKLGMEIVGQFSFNKDHFVILAVPIKQRKAGD, from the coding sequence ATGAAATATCAAAGGGCTCATTCAGAAGATTTTGAACAAATAGTTATCCTTCAAAATAAATATCAAGCTTCTAACCTATCTTCCTCAGACAAGACAGACGGCTTTCTTTCGGGTGCTTTTTCAGTGGAGCAATTAAAATCCATGGACGAAGATATTGGGGTCTTTGTATGTAAGGATAAAGATCTGGTCCGTGGCTATCTTTGTGCAGGTTCAGTGAAGTATAATAAAGGTGTACCAATAGTTGCTGCGATGCTTGATTGCTTTCCTCATATTAATTATCAAGGGAAAACACTATCAACTTATAATATTGCAATTTCTGGTCCTGTTTGTATTGATAAAGACTATCGAGGTCAAGGCCTATTTTTTAGTCTTTATCATCACCTCACCACTTTTTTATTGAGCGAACGTCCAGAATTAGAGTTATATGTTGTCTTCGTTTCTACTCAAAATCAAAGATCAATAAATGCCCATAAAAAACTTGGTATGGAAATTGTTGGTCAGTTTTCGTTCAACAAGGATCACTTTGTAATATTAGCAGTTCCTATCAAACAGCGTAAGGCTGGCGATTAA